Proteins encoded within one genomic window of Columba livia isolate bColLiv1 breed racing homer chromosome 1, bColLiv1.pat.W.v2, whole genome shotgun sequence:
- the HYAL4 gene encoding LOW QUALITY PROTEIN: hyaluronidase-4 (The sequence of the model RefSeq protein was modified relative to this genomic sequence to represent the inferred CDS: inserted 6 bases in 4 codons; deleted 3 bases in 2 codons; substituted 4 bases at 4 genomic stop codons) has protein sequence MKPARPPVWERTPCIATWNNXTDLSSLSRDVVLNSKILCVIGSLLAKARGQNATMFYFGLCFMFGCYPWYTSQEVPVNGGLPXNFKFQTHLEKKHXCNIPAKDFSGLSVIEWEHWRSQWACNRDAKDTYRRKSRKLITKAEGNISANDVKHLAXLALXVKIRPKGLWGYCLYPGCHKXNFHDQNCTGSCTKSEVLRNKEPSLLWDSSAALCPSIDIRKPLSNVQNILHFSQFRLNESIRISSMTFQDYXLYTALGYRDEXVFAVTLPDCTSSDYLILAEVIAQLVFVVPQSG, from the exons ATGAAACCAGCCCGACCACCAGTTTGGGAGAGGACGCCATGCATAGCCACCTGGAACA TGACAGATCTTAGCTCCCTGAGCCGTGATGTTGTACTGAACTCGAAAATACTCTGTGTTATTGGAAGCCTGTTAGCTAAAGCAAGAGGGCAGAACGCAACCATGTTTTATTTTGGC TTATGTTTTATGTTTGGCTGTTATCCTTGGTACACATCACAGGAAGTCCCTGTTAATGGTGGCCTACCCTAGAACTTCAAATTCCAAactcatctggaaaaaaaaca ctgtAACATCCCAGCCAAGGACTTCAGTGGATTATCTGTTATAGAATGGGAGCACTGGAGATCTCAGTGGGCCTGCAACCGGGATGCAAAAGATACCTACAGAAGAAAGTCCAGGAAACTCATAACCAAAGCGGAAGGGAATATTTCAGCAAATGATGTTAAACATTTAG AGTTAGCATTATGAGTGAAAATCAGACCAAAGGGCCTATGGGGATACTGTTTATACCCTGGTTGTCATAAATAAAATTTCCATGATCAGAACTGCACTGGTTCTTGCACGAAAAGTGAAGttctgagaaacaaagaacCTTCTTTGCTCTGGGATAGCAGTGCAGCCCTGTGTCCTTCCATTGACATTAGGAAACCCCTTTCAaatgttcaa aatattttgcacttTTCTCAGTTTAGGTTGAATGAATCCATAAGGATTTCCTCCATGACATTCCAAGATTA ACTGTATACTGCACTAGGTTATAGAGATGAGTAAGTTTTTGCTGTG ACACTGCCTGACTGCACCAGTTCTGATTACTTGATACTAGCAGAGGTGATTGCTCAACTAGTCTTTGTTGTGCCACAGTCAGGATGA